The genomic window aatttggacGATGCATGTAAAACTGTACTCATAAGAATCAGAAACTTAACTAGGATTCTTACCAAATTCTTGAAACGCAATATCATTTGGAATTTCGGCGAAAAAAGATGATTTAAGAAGCCGCCTCTCTCCCGTGTCCGACAAAAATGATCACGaatgaaaaatgacaaatttcactGCGCTGCGTGCTTTCAAAGGTTaatttcgctgatccctcctgttcttttcaatgtcaatttaacacacgattccgctgttgttttggttccaataAAATAGCCTAAATCTCAAGGCCCCGatctcaaaacaataaacatggcggaaCAAGCACAatccgatgaccgtgcgtaagcagttgaaggactggttgaTTAAGTTACATGAAAATACGTCATTGATCACCATCAAGCGATAGTCTCTGCACAGCCAATTTATGTCGGTCCTAACGTTAAATCGTTCTTATAGACACATACAGTGTGTGCCGAGACTAACCTACCACCTGCCTACGACAAAAACAAATGAGACGAAGAACTGAGCAACCATTTTTGTCCTGAAAAATGCTTCATCGTGACGATCTGAAacgccaaaaaatttttttttactacgCTGGATATTGTTCTGGAATCAAAGTACATGTAAGGAtcaaatttgaaggtaaataggccaaatattgcaagaaaatctaCTCACTAGGCGGCTAGGGACTGCGCATTGAGTACACGGCTATAGGGAAAACCAAAAATCTAGACTAAGTATGACGGTAATTTttatagtcctgccagcaagacttcattctttatcataaacataatgacatctatatGGACCtggtatgacgagttacagttactggaactataatttttattgctcaaacaatttatattttatatctGGATTATACTATAAATAGATCAGTGATAATCTGTACTGATCATAAATAAGACTGGACtcaactataatcaaattaagtatttcttggccaaagtggaacatgcgtgttgcgtccatgtagtggtCGCAGTGcaaggcgcgtgtatactttcttctgtaccgcgctatttTCATGTGtgattatcgcggagccactagctaGCCTTCagagtgttccagtttggccaagaaatatttaatttgattaggccaagtaaaaaataaaacatgtttcacgtcccctccgcttcctttttgaggtttcttcaattttattttattttttgaaattcagttataacttttcaaaaaatatgtctaggaagttgggatgctttctatagccttgctaatatacaagaaacacttttataaggttttgtgatagttagaggaaACCTATctatcaaaacaaaaaataaaaagaagacCCATCCTCTTTCCAGGCactattgtatacgctaaaatagctctaattatgggtatttacacgattttgcgataaaaaaaaaagcccctcttcctcctttttttcaaaaaccggacgtgaaacatgttttatttttacttggccttatagtaATAGTatcatagaaaaaatattaaatttgtgtacattgtGGAACAGTCAACTATAAAggttgttactccgcgactaatcatgccaACCACACGCGCGTACAACGTCAACggcaacgctactctacgcgtccatattagcgagggccgaggctatctgcgtacaactgctgcCTTAGTacacacagccacgcaaagagtatgttccacgatgtacacttgtacacgaatttgataatttttctatagtaattCGTGAATTATAAAATAAGAAAAAGTGTACAACCAGTGCAGTGGCAGTGCCAAAAGACATGACCATGCCATGTTGGAATTGTTTTTCGTTCCCAAATTATGCAACCAAATTGTACCCTGTATAATACTGACATTATCATGAAACCAGGCTTACGCATGAATTTGTTTTATCTTCTAGAGTCATTGACATTGCTAGCACCAATTGATCAAAAACACCAGTAGCATGGCTATGCAACAAAGAGCTGCAGCTGAGCAAGACCAGGATATGCAGGCTGAGGAGTTTGGGCCACTTCCAGTCTCCAAACTTGAGGTAGGACCGTAGGTCACTCACATACAATGTACTCTATATACTctgccaagaaagtatccttacacttggaaaaataaccacaatttcaaaaatgaaccatattggaataaatttgtttttgtaatagatgcacgatCTAAATCtgcacattgaatccaatgtgacctcaagaagtaaagttacaaacaaTTAAATGGACGAAAGtcaagttttaaaagtgacaaactggcctatcaaggtgcaaaaagattccaacaagcgcgacaaggagacaacacagtttcttcaatgaagctcaattaaagcagtttttatttcagttttacttctctgtacttttcataactttcattttatttgtcagttcttttgtttcagttttcttttgttccttttgttttaaattaaaggcatgcataaattagccattcaccactctcaaaccagatgtctagtccatgGAGTTTTGAATCTAAGGCCAGTTTGTCACCTATAaaactagttccagtaactgtaactcgccgtacctagagttacagttctCTCTATAAATAtctattccacaaataagaaacatcacaatatgtgggctcattttgggctctaaggatgtagctgaggaactttctcaaggacagtttgggcatgcactgatgattttaatcccattgtaccagggtttgggcgtgcttggatgattttaatcccactgtactagtctatactcacaaagttgaggtaattgatctacattgatctcatcttttgggtgggttcaaaattcccagggttggcaaaacctgcaatcttcatgggagtaatttacttaaagtgcaaaagtggtcaaaatattcctctgcaaaatgtcttgattttcatgatttggatttatcatattgagcagcattctacttctgatgtttctacactgtgtagagagggtctacagcatctctgaggtaaaactgacatatacaaggtatatttcttgatgcttgaagtttggatttcttaaacgtacagtgcatctgggcatccctatgtaccgctgcaagacttcaggtcagtagatggcattatgtttatgataaagactgaagtcttgctggcaggactactataaaactggaccttcgtctaatcaaatgctgtataaactttgcttcttgaggtcacattggattcaatgtggtgtcataatgtgccggattagatagtgcatctaataAATAAAACCTAAGTTTTTCCAATATGtgccagttttgaaattgtgattatttttccaagtgtaaggatactttttttttatatgttttggcgcagtataatatGCACTATTTAATGAAATGATATCAATATAAGGCGATCATCAACATTGACTGATCATGACGATTCACATTTCCAAAGATTTCAATGCTGTATGCAGTGCAGTggcgtggcgtagatttctttttgacattggggggatggggttggaaaaaatttcttagtttagtgaatccagcaccctttTGGCGACCAAATAAGATACAAATGCACGCAAAGTGCACGAAAAACTTTGCCACAATATTGaatctaaactgatgaaatattgtgcaaaagtggaataaatttgtgcaaagcacgtaaaaatcggcacttttggggctaaaactAGTAAAAGGGCCAAATATAACTTAGGTTAATTTGCGAAACCCACATGCAGCCtgtgtcaacatgggggggggggttgggattgtatggaccattcccctagcaaaatattggggaatttCCCCCCCTCCTCCATCCCCCTCCTCCATCCCCCATGGTCTATGCCTAAGATGTAGTGGTTTAACTGGTTGTGTGCATGCAAtatggttttattttttttatttattaaatttcttATATTAACTATTTGCCATAGAATCAAGGAATTAGTGCCAATGACGTGAAGAAATTGGAAGAAGCTGGTATGCACACTGTGGAAGCAGTAGCCTATGCAACCAAGAAAGAACTATGCCACATAAAGGGAATCAGTGAAGCCAAATGTGATAAAATACTTGTAAGTTTTCAATGGCTAAATATGCTTAAATTAGGGCATCTAGATTCCAGATGGCATCCCATTGCTCCCGcttgcatgtacatgtagttgtatATCAAAGCGGAGAGGGACTAAAAAGGAAAAGACAAAACGAGGTTGGACCAAATAAAGGACAAAATGGGGGTTTAGAACCATTTAATGGATAAATTACAAAATGGGAGATCTATGGCAAAGTGGGAACATACCAACCCACATACTATTTTCTGAGTCAGCTTATTATAAAACACATGGTAATTTCTGTGGGACACATAAATTCTATCAACATTTTTATGTCCAATATGTCTAACTGTAGATTTGACATGATTACCCTCTATGAGAGAACATGTAGTAAAATGACTTAAGGTTGGTCATAACcgtggaattatggaaactttcgggcctcataactgctaaattattggtctaaataTATCGTAtaagaatggcaaagacttgatcaattcatctgtgagatcaaatttgggacaaaatgctaattttttgcCCCAAATCCCCCCAAAACaggattttttaaattaatttttaaaaactagataaaaagtATCCAGGAGCCATTTTTCCAAGTGGTCAAAAATGcataaatttccaaaaaaaagcccaatttttgcccaaatttcaaatatttttggtgaagttgatcaaaatttgaactcacagatgaatttatctaATCTTTGCCGTTctaaatatttatacttttatagactttagaccaacaatttggcagttacgaggcccgaaagtttccataatcccagggttaaggggtggggtatgaacgtttcgacagcattttttgtgggacatgagagcaaatcagacctatcgaattgcattctgaatacaaagaatgtctttctgatatcaaataattttcattttatgaaattcacgatataatacacattttatgacaaattattaaaatttgatatttttcacattttggagatataacagtccttgaagtaaattttattaatttaatgatatagtcttaaagtgtatacatgtagctgggaggaaaagctgacgatcaattgaaaattttgacctttcatattgaagatatggatttttttcccaaaaagacctaattttttttggtgttttgggaaaaaaatccatatcttcaatctgaaaggtcaaaattttcaattgatcgtcggcttttcatcccacctacatacacttaaggtagaaatcatgagatttataaagtttacttcgagtaccgtactgttaaatatcaaaatatcaattttaatgatttgccataaaatgtgtattacattgctaatttcaaaaatcaaaattatttgatatcagaaggccattcttcgtattcagaatgcaatcgatatgtctgatgtgctctaatgtcccacaataaatactgtccaaacgttcataccccttccttaagaccaaccttaacacagaattttattttaataaaaaaattttgcaattggGCTAAAAAATAATGACCCATTGTGGGCAAATGCGCAGGTCCCCAGGGGATTCAAAAACACTGTAAAAGTAAGACGTCacagtttaaaataatgattAGTGGGTGGAATTTGgccttaaatatatttttatagcatgatagcctcatccccagttGTGGTCCACATACCATTCTATGGGCcgttgtgaaacatgtttttacttTTCTTATATCAAAACGGCTAGTGCAATTTACCTGAAAACTTgggaatcagattattttggtacaagcCTCAatttgaggtacaaaacacaatacaaaaatatctgaccacccacctttaatgtgcgaattatgacattatgtcaaaattgcgaTGTGgacctgacaaacacaacaaattttgttgattccatttaggtgtaccGTACATTGGGACAgtgcaaacattacaaatgtataccaaaaaaaatcaattttgaaaaaaattacccaatttaatattgtaagattttattatggctttaagcattGGGTAGGAGGAGAGATACAGACCTAGTTTGAATCCAAAGTTGTTTTAAATACCGTATGGTTTGTTTCAGATGTCCTGTAGCCCTTCACCGGCCATGTGAGATCAATGTAGTACATTGGGCTTTCCAGCTTTCACTTCTGCTCTTAGAATCTTGGCCTGATTAATCTAGTGACTTGCTTGAATAACCCAAGTTACCCTTTAACATGTGTGTTGTGTTTACATGTATCATTTGATTGTTCTGCAGAATGAAGCaatgaaactagttccaatgggATTTACAACAGCAACTCAATTTCATCAACAAAGGGCAGAGATAATACAGATCACAACAGGCTCAAAAGAACTCGACAAACTTCTACAAGGTAAGGCTCtttagggtgtgtgtgtgtgtgtgtgttgcctTCCCCGACCGATCTTGGGTCAACTttttttattatataattatattatacatacattgtatataataAGTTAGAAAATGTAGCGAATTTGATCAAGTATTTaattagttttattgctgaatcCCAACCTGAAATATATAGCTTATGTACTTCAATGTCTTCAGgtgttggccgatccaacccaagatcggatctgccgatctccgatctgaaaattagcagatcgggccgatccgatcccgattcagattccttaaatgttattctacaaccagtacaagttcattcaagtcgggtcccagtaatgttaacggtcaaagcttaattccccaaacctgtaactatgtaatatgatgaccgtttttagaggtttttcatgtcaatatcaacccaaataaaataccattttacaccccaagtcTAGGCCCCGGTAAAACCCGTGATTTTTTAAGGCAAAATCCGTGAGGTCATTTGACAAAAAACGTGATTTCCCGTGTTGTTTTGCCGACAAGTTTAGATCACCacgtatttaaaaaaataagcttACATTCTTGCCTCATCATCATGCTTTAAAACGGTTCCATCTGAAGCTGGTAGATAAAACGTAACATTCTGTCTATTTCCAGAAACCCATCTCAAAATAATCCAGTTGAAAGCTTGACATTtgcgttttccaataaaaattaattccaAAAACTTTCCATGTCTGTTGATTTTCTGTgtgaatttatatttcttttaaatgCCGAAGTAGCGTGCATCATGCTTTTTTTTTCCGTCAAGCTAGCTGTTGCGCATGTGCATGAACTTGTTGGATGCGGTCGAAGCAGGATGAGCACGTGGTCCGGTCGCAATCATGAGCTCAACTTTGGCACCGACCGCCCAAACACGCGACATGAGTGCAGACAGCGGCAAATCATAAACAAATGGGTGCACAACTTGGACCGTAATTAACCTGAGAATTGGGTCACGAttgtaaacaaacactctacACAGAAGACAGCGGCGAATCATAAACAAAAGGGGACACAACTTGGACCGTAGTTGACCTGGGAATTGGGTCATGATAAAATGTTATTCAGCCAAGGAATGTTGTGGTTATTGTAAACAAAACATTCTATACAGAAGCGTGTTAtctttatttacattttaattttttaatgtgttcaaacttcaatatttattttactttgtttGAATTCAGAATATTAAGATAGTACACTCATTCACGATTAATTAAATTGTTAATTGAATTTCTAACAACATTTTTTTACTGATGCTGATCAAATCAAATATACAGTCCCAgcgttactcactcagtgcctccgattgtcggaagtttaatcattaatccatttctcttgattgttttattcttctttcttctccgcgaatcaactttgatttgcgtgtttaccaagttaggcgaatcactgcgcgaattgattcgatgaccctgcagctaaatcagctccatcgatattataataatttatgcatatgacgtattggggaataccgcggaattcccatcctgattggttgtgcagagttgtttacagaaagaattcacgtgttcggagattaagagatgaaatcgtcCGTGTGAGGAGGAATAGCGAGAATGTGGgcgattctaaaaataacatgcccTCAAATTCACCTTGGGAAACCCGACATTGAAGGGCGCAGGGAATTCACGTGTCGACTgttaaagtgtttacaaatttttcccagggacgcactgtacagtccggagtgttgtcactgagtggatAATATTTTCTGGTTTTATTATACAATGGACAATGGAATGTAGAGGCGAACCACTTATGAACTGCTTTTTGGGGAGTCCCCTGCACACGTCATTACATCATCGCTGCATGCTTTCACTGTTGAATAAATTTGACcttgattgtttgtttacattttaattcggtctatcaaagggtggatacatacataaaataccgtatgaaacgacatgattcttgcggtggtaacaacgttttttggaaatatattggcattaaatagtagtaatgttacataagaaagtaatggtaagcttaaagaattgttgtgtacttttattactgtcaagttcagagatcggtaagctagatcggcagctgatagctcatctgccgattcagattcaaggccgatgcagtccatatcggcaccgatctccgattcacagatcggtATCGGCCAACACTAATGTCTTCCATTTCAGTATACATTGTGGGTATTACAATTGACAGTATCAAGTATATTTGTGTCTAGAATCAAGGGTGAAGATTTTTTCTAGCTGTTCTAGAAAAATATCAACCCTTGGGTAGCAAATACAGCCAACAatgtttttaacttttttttagtTTAAACATATTGACCTCTCGCATACAGCCAACAatgtttttatcttttttttagtTTAAACATATTGACCTCTCGTTCATGAAagtcttgtgtttggatcaaaagtttaaatcaaaatcatattgACCTCTCATTGTAGGTTACAATGGTTGAGTTGGTGCATGTATAATAGGAGTAAAAACCCAGACCGCCCGACCCTATCCAAAATGTTCATGTAAGGTCAACACAACAATTTTGTTTTGGGCCCAAAAAAGATGCTAGATGAAGTCAAAAGTTAGCTATTAATTATCTAACTCATTAGGCTATcaatcaaaatgtttaaaacagaACATTGGAAGTTTGGAATGACCAAGTTGGACTCTAATCAGTTCAACCTGTAAACCAGATTTTGATCACCTCAAAACCCATGCCCTGACATGGTCTTGGTCAAAACTGTGTGTGTGATGTAGTCTATTTCTGCTTAATGAGAATCAAATCATTCAGATCCAGAACAGTGTGACTTATGCaatttgttttgttcattttaggtGTCCCATAACACAATTTCATTGAACTGCAACTGAGTGTGATGTTTGTATACTTCGTTCACTGTTGATCCTGGTGATCACTGTTTTTGCCTATTTTATACTGATCAAAGTGTAATTCACAGAGGGACCATTCTTAGAAACACTTATTATTCTATAGCTGTTGTTTCTGGAAAATGTGGTTTTgaaaattgaataatttttgaaattttgtgttgTTATCTAGGTGGAATTGAGACTGGTTCAATAACAGAAATGTTTGGGGAATTCAGAACAGGGAAAACGCAATTGTGTCACACACTAGCTGTTACATGCCAGGTAAGAAGAAGTCAGGTATTACTGTATTCATTCTATTAGTGCCCCTCCCCTTATAAGTGCCCCCTAAGGAAAAGTTAATGTGACAACTGAACTGTATTCGACCTATTAGTGCCCCTCCCCTTATAAGCACCCCCAAAGAAAATGTTGATGTGATAACTCTCTAAAGCTTTCAATATACCTGTACAACTATATTTTGTCAAAtacttaatttttaaaaaaatacaaaaatacctaTACCTTCTAAACCTTTCGGTTTAGGATTATGACGATTTTGTCTTCAGATACATTATATTTTTCCGAAATAGTTATATAATGTGTATAAGTTcccaattttgactctcattgaCTCCTGGAAGTTTAAACATGCTCTTGATCTTTGTTGAGAGATAGCTGGTAAACTTATATAGATGTGCACTGCCTCTTTCAAAGCACCCAGGCGGGAAAAAATGTTCATTTCCCAGGAATGTAGCCAAATTTTCTTCCAACATAtcaggatttcccaccatttcttatgtatttctttataaaaaaaaagagagCATAATTTCCCTCCAGATTACTAAATTTCCTGGGAATCAATAAGATTCCTGAATTCCCCATGTTTTCCAGGCCTGAAAGAACCCGTTGTTGCTGAAAAGATCTTGACTtggtcttaaggtggtactacacccctgataaatttgtgactaattttgcattgttCTCTTTATCCATTATATATACTTAGCTTCCAATAGATAATGGTGGAGGAGAAGGCAAATGCTTGTATGTAGACACAGAAGGAACATTTCGTCCAGAGAGATTGTTGGCAGTAGCTGAAAGGTTAGTTGAACAATAACAACAATCTCAAATTTCCAGTTTGCATATAAGGCCAGAAAAGGGTTTGTGTTCCATCCAGAGATGTGTTCCATTCAAATCATCTGTTTAAGCCTTGCTAGTGTGTCACCAGTTCAGATGATTCAAATAAGTTCCAGATTTCAAAGTGCGCCAGGGATGTTTTCCATTCAAAAGTGGAGTGGAAGCACCTGTTATAAATTGAACTTTGGCTCTACTAGCCTCTAGTAAGGTTCCCATCAATGTtattattctgtattattttTCTTGAATGTATTTTTTACTCAAACAGGTATAACTTATCTGGCAGTGATGTGTTGGACAATGTTGCCTATGCCAGAGCATACAACAGTGATCACCAGTCCCAGCTCTTACTACAAGCCTCAGCCATGATGGCCGAATCAAGGTAGGTTTTTATTGTACAATATTATGTAAAAAATGACATAAACATTTGAAGATATGGTGTAATTGTACGGTTCTTTATAAGGGTGCCACATCaaagaaatacaaaaaataagttgcaaaatgttgacaattttaaaGGCCTTTATCTGAAAACTAAGTTTGCTGTCATCTGAACATATAATGTTCTCAGGAACATGTCATGTATATATGCACAGGAACATGTCATGTATATATGCACAGTGGCCTAGCGGTTAGACGTTCATCTTATGACTGTGAGGTTGTGGGTTTGAAACCCGTTAGGGACAACAGATCATGCCCAGGTGTATAATGGGGAGCTGATAGTTACTAATACTGGTGCTGTTGTTGTTGGTTGCTAAATGGTGTGATATCCTAGTGACTGTGGAATAAATGTCAAGTGCTTTGATTTAATTACAGATCTGAGGcgctatgtgacatgatcaaggggaatgagtcacatgtcggcaattttcaattagaagttttttacataattttctggcagtttacgaatgctacattttgatgcaaaccccatcaaaatcaatataaacaaaagaatttgaacactatttttgccaatatctcaaaaacaatattagccacatccgactcattccccttgatcatgtcacatatatgcctacatttatttattactttGGGGATGAATGTCTTCATGATTAATCCAGAATTCAGGTGTGTGGTTTTCTTTCCCCTCTCTGTTCAAAAGTAGGAAAATACTGATTTTCAGGATTGTTTTCAATATCGCTGTATAATCATATGTATTCTAGCCAAGACAAATGGAATTGGGTACCCAAATATTGCTACAGAGGCTCTGCCTTTTTTCCGCTTTGCAAAAACACTTTTTTGCTTATTGGTTTGTACATTACATTGTCAAAGATTAAATGTTTGCACAATTAACAACAGTCAattaacttatatttcataaataCTTGGGATCGAATACACATTGATGGTTGATCCCAAGATTAAAACCACTTTTGGATACGGTGCCTAACCCTTCGGAAACATTGTTTTCAATCTTCCAGATATTCTCTGTTAATAGTAGATAGTGCCACAGCCTTGTACAGAACAGACTACAGTGGTCGTGGGGAGTTAGCGGCAAGACAAATGCATATGGCCAGATTTCTAAGAACCTTGCTTAGACTTGCAGATGAGGTGGGTTATGATTCTaccttaattaaaaacaaaagattgtttgcttttCCATCTATAGGCCACTTTTGATAGACGGGTTGCATGGTCGGTTgataaacagggtttttttccccaaaagtgaCCAGCATATGCCAT from Amphiura filiformis chromosome 5, Afil_fr2py, whole genome shotgun sequence includes these protein-coding regions:
- the LOC140153346 gene encoding DNA repair protein RAD51 homolog 1; protein product: MAMQQRAAAEQDQDMQAEEFGPLPVSKLENQGISANDVKKLEEAGMHTVEAVAYATKKELCHIKGISEAKCDKILNEAMKLVPMGFTTATQFHQQRAEIIQITTGSKELDKLLQGGIETGSITEMFGEFRTGKTQLCHTLAVTCQLPIDNGGGEGKCLYVDTEGTFRPERLLAVAERYNLSGSDVLDNVAYARAYNSDHQSQLLLQASAMMAESRYSLLIVDSATALYRTDYSGRGELAARQMHMARFLRTLLRLADEYGVAVVITNQVVAQVDGAAMFTADPKKPIGGNIMAHASTTRLYLRKGRGETRICKIYDSPCLPEAEAMFAINADGVGDAKD